From Tsuneonella aeria, one genomic window encodes:
- a CDS encoding tyrosine-type recombinase/integrase, with translation MQANGYLLPANEATNHVQARSGDGRGSGEKAKPSNRVRLNGNIVRRKPGKRIREYWDIDLPGFGLRVNPGGRRTWFVLFRQRGKLRRLSLGTSRDITPAMARRLARAKLAEVALDGLPTRRKTRAAQKSDAPLLRDYAERFWADYARHWKPSTRKRNESAIFKEILGAFGDRRIDDLAKGDILFWRDSFVERPGVFNRTLPVFSVMMGYAERLGLRPRGSNPCKGTPRYKRKPMERFLSAHEYARLATALRDYEAEQPLYVAAIRLLIFTGARCGEIEQLRWEWVQEPRLMLPDSKTGAKIVYLNRQAIDVIASLPDRKATGLLFPSFRNPDKPISLGIHWSKIRNRAALPDVRLHDLRHSFASVAIRDNISLMVIGKLLGHALAETTTRYAHLSDEIVADAAERVSGSIARLIGVGQ, from the coding sequence ATGCAAGCAAATGGCTATCTGCTACCAGCGAATGAAGCCACGAATCATGTTCAAGCCCGATCCGGTGATGGGCGCGGGAGTGGTGAAAAAGCAAAACCGAGCAATCGGGTTCGGCTCAATGGCAACATCGTTCGGCGCAAACCGGGCAAGCGCATCCGGGAGTATTGGGATATCGACCTGCCGGGCTTTGGCCTGCGGGTAAATCCCGGCGGCAGGCGGACATGGTTTGTCCTGTTCCGCCAGCGCGGCAAGCTGCGGCGCTTGTCGCTCGGAACCTCCCGTGACATCACACCTGCCATGGCCCGCCGCCTCGCGCGGGCGAAGCTGGCCGAAGTGGCGCTGGATGGGCTGCCGACGCGCAGGAAGACCCGCGCTGCGCAGAAGAGCGATGCGCCGTTGCTGCGTGATTATGCCGAGCGATTCTGGGCGGACTACGCACGGCACTGGAAGCCATCGACCCGCAAGCGCAATGAGAGCGCCATCTTCAAGGAAATCCTCGGCGCGTTCGGCGACCGGCGGATTGACGACCTGGCTAAGGGCGACATCCTGTTCTGGCGCGACAGCTTCGTCGAGCGGCCCGGCGTGTTCAACCGCACCTTGCCGGTGTTCTCGGTGATGATGGGCTATGCGGAGCGCCTCGGCTTGCGTCCGCGCGGCTCCAATCCCTGCAAGGGCACGCCGCGTTACAAGCGCAAGCCGATGGAGCGGTTTTTGTCGGCACACGAATATGCGCGACTTGCCACAGCATTGCGGGACTATGAGGCTGAGCAACCGCTCTATGTCGCGGCGATCCGGTTGCTGATTTTTACCGGCGCGCGTTGCGGTGAGATTGAGCAACTGCGCTGGGAATGGGTGCAGGAACCGCGCCTGATGCTGCCGGACAGCAAGACCGGCGCGAAGATCGTCTATCTCAACCGGCAGGCTATCGATGTGATAGCATCGCTCCCAGACCGGAAAGCAACCGGCCTGCTGTTCCCTTCGTTCCGAAATCCCGACAAGCCGATCTCGCTGGGCATTCACTGGTCGAAAATCCGTAACCGCGCGGCCCTGCCGGATGTGCGGCTCCATGATTTGCGCCACAGCTTCGCCTCGGTCGCGATCCGCGACAACATCTCGCTCATGGTGATCGGCAAGCTGCTGGGGCATGCGCTGGCAGAAACGACAACCAGATATGCACACCTGTCCGACGAGATCGTCGCCGATGCGGCGGAACGCGTTTCCGGCTCCATCGCGCGCTTGATCGGAGTCGGGCAGTGA
- a CDS encoding single-stranded DNA-binding protein, with product MTNLVILTGRLARDPESRETKGGTSVTGITVVTDRPARDKDGKTYKDENGYTAKDSEFHRVTCFNGLSKTVGQFCTKGQLVSVQGRLHYTQWEDQDGVKRYGCEILADKVDFLSRGNARDGDGDNRDAPEID from the coding sequence ATGACCAATCTCGTAATCCTCACCGGCCGTCTCGCCCGCGATCCCGAATCCCGCGAGACCAAGGGCGGAACCTCCGTCACCGGCATCACCGTTGTCACCGACCGCCCCGCGCGCGACAAGGACGGCAAGACCTACAAGGATGAAAACGGCTACACCGCCAAGGACAGCGAATTCCATCGGGTTACCTGCTTCAACGGCCTCTCCAAGACCGTCGGACAGTTCTGCACCAAGGGCCAGCTCGTCTCGGTCCAGGGCCGGCTTCACTACACCCAGTGGGAAGACCAGGATGGCGTCAAGCGCTACGGCTGCGAGATCCTCGCCGACAAGGTCGACTTCCTCTCGCGCGGCAACGCCAGGGATGGCGACGGAGACAACCGCGACGCGCCCGAGATCGACTGA
- a CDS encoding tyrosine-type recombinase/integrase — MNALTPRGIVAEELGNLRLHVIGKCGGLAELRKTCWTRELPGFGTRHYLSGRKVYIVQTRMEGRTRTVTIGNAKVLSRAQAMDVARRVLLRAHTGENPAEERKRLRKVPSYRDFLKTYWERVSPRWKSSTLYTHRYYKRKYLDRAFEGLFLDEIEERHVQDWFNRITNTGGPGAANRCGEILRAMFNKAEQWGVRPEGSNPCLYIRKNKGRKCERYLSDQEFRRIGEVLNRHGKNFPLHCAAISLLILTGCRKSEITCLRWSEVRGRRLLLTDSKTGPRTVWLAEAAATILHALPRREKQRYVFWNPATQRPITDIGNLWSKLRDEAGLPGVRIHDLRHSFASHAAAHSETLPMIGKLLGHADVRTTTRYAHLDDGHVIEAAQRIGDLIEQNMSGSYSLSHNTKYDSGPLLHD, encoded by the coding sequence GTGAACGCGCTGACACCGCGGGGGATCGTCGCCGAGGAACTGGGTAACCTCAGGCTCCATGTGATTGGCAAGTGCGGTGGCCTGGCCGAACTGCGCAAGACGTGCTGGACACGCGAACTGCCGGGATTTGGCACCCGGCATTACCTCAGCGGGCGCAAGGTCTACATCGTCCAGACCCGGATGGAAGGGCGCACCCGCACCGTGACGATCGGCAATGCCAAGGTGCTCAGCCGTGCGCAGGCGATGGATGTAGCACGCCGCGTGCTGCTGCGCGCCCATACCGGCGAAAACCCGGCGGAGGAGCGCAAGCGGCTCCGCAAGGTTCCATCCTACCGGGACTTCCTCAAGACCTACTGGGAGAGGGTATCACCAAGATGGAAGTCCTCCACGCTCTACACTCACCGCTACTACAAGCGGAAATATCTCGACCGGGCATTCGAAGGCCTGTTCCTCGATGAGATCGAGGAACGCCATGTGCAGGATTGGTTCAACCGAATCACCAACACGGGCGGACCTGGCGCCGCCAACCGTTGCGGTGAAATCCTGCGGGCCATGTTCAACAAGGCCGAGCAATGGGGCGTGCGGCCCGAAGGGTCGAACCCCTGCCTCTATATCCGCAAGAACAAGGGGCGGAAGTGCGAGCGCTACCTGTCCGATCAAGAGTTCAGGCGGATCGGGGAAGTGCTCAACCGGCACGGCAAAAACTTTCCGCTGCATTGCGCGGCGATCAGCCTGCTGATCCTGACCGGCTGCCGCAAGTCGGAGATCACCTGTCTTAGATGGAGCGAGGTGCGGGGAAGGCGATTGCTGCTGACCGATAGCAAGACCGGCCCGCGCACGGTCTGGCTGGCCGAAGCGGCTGCAACCATCCTCCACGCGCTGCCGCGCCGTGAGAAGCAGCGGTATGTATTCTGGAACCCGGCAACACAGCGCCCGATCACCGACATCGGCAATTTGTGGAGCAAGCTGCGCGACGAGGCGGGCTTACCCGGCGTCCGCATTCACGATCTGCGGCACAGCTTTGCCAGCCACGCCGCCGCCCATTCGGAAACACTGCCGATGATCGGCAAGCTTCTGGGCCATGCCGATGTGCGCACCACGACCCGCTATGCGCACCTTGATGATGGTCATGTGATCGAGGCAGCGCAGCGGATCGGCGACCTGATCGAGCAAAACATGAGCGGCTCATATTCATTGAGCCATAACACTAAGTATGATAGTGGGCCGTTGCTACATGACTGA
- a CDS encoding DUF6437 family protein, with translation MPTKRSAVDALRKLEAERQALDERQRELEEKAALELGQLILGSGVEAFSRKGLKQASERLGKLGEAEALRRLGSEPSASGRNGTPAGS, from the coding sequence ATGCCCACGAAACGAAGCGCGGTCGATGCGCTCAGGAAGCTCGAAGCCGAGCGTCAAGCTCTCGACGAGCGGCAACGCGAACTGGAAGAGAAAGCCGCTCTAGAGCTGGGGCAGCTGATCCTCGGATCAGGTGTCGAGGCGTTCTCGAGGAAAGGCCTCAAACAGGCCAGCGAGAGGCTCGGCAAGCTCGGTGAAGCCGAAGCGCTCCGGCGGCTGGGAAGCGAACCGTCTGCATCCGGTCGCAACGGAACGCCCGCTGGTTCCTGA
- a CDS encoding antitoxin Xre/MbcA/ParS toxin-binding domain-containing protein, with translation MATRAAEVEEGDGKVLTNAISRIAEFWGLTNAKLGSILGLSQATVSRLRAGKSELDPASKSFEAGQFLLRLFRSLDALLGSDDLAARAWLATPNLDLEARPLELIDSFKGLMTVCDYVDAHRARV, from the coding sequence ATGGCAACGAGAGCCGCTGAAGTCGAGGAGGGAGATGGCAAGGTTCTGACCAACGCAATCTCCCGAATTGCGGAATTCTGGGGTCTGACCAATGCCAAGCTTGGATCGATTCTTGGGCTGTCTCAGGCCACCGTCTCGCGTTTGCGCGCGGGCAAATCCGAGCTCGATCCGGCCAGCAAGTCGTTCGAAGCCGGCCAGTTTCTGTTGCGCCTGTTCCGCTCGCTCGACGCGCTGCTCGGGAGCGACGATCTGGCTGCGCGAGCCTGGCTCGCGACCCCAAATCTTGACCTCGAGGCGCGGCCCCTTGAGCTGATCGACAGCTTCAAGGGTCTCATGACGGTTTGCGACTATGTGGACGCCCACCGCGCTCGCGTCTGA
- a CDS encoding RES family NAD+ phosphorylase, which translates to MWTPTALASELRRYRRTVWRVVEAQHRISTNRLAANLAGQKRLEELADAAKPDLPKSARGLHYLLASPFRYGHGVASRFRRANERPGIFYSSESEQTAITETAYWRLRFISRSPGFLPGNRTSEHLSFSVPVSIARLLDTTRPPLSRESERWIDPADYSACQDLAEAARAAGGQAIRSPSARDPQGINLALFDPACFARAEPDHGRGWHLRLEGRRLIALAAFPSGEVLEFTAERFGLPSLG; encoded by the coding sequence ATGTGGACGCCCACCGCGCTCGCGTCTGAGCTGCGCCGCTACCGCAGGACCGTCTGGCGCGTGGTCGAAGCGCAGCACCGAATCTCGACCAACCGGCTCGCCGCCAATCTCGCTGGCCAGAAGCGGCTCGAGGAGCTCGCCGATGCAGCCAAGCCGGATCTGCCCAAGTCAGCGCGCGGTCTTCATTACCTGCTCGCCTCGCCCTTTCGCTATGGCCACGGCGTGGCCAGCCGCTTTCGGCGTGCGAACGAGCGGCCCGGCATCTTCTATTCCAGCGAAAGCGAGCAGACCGCGATCACCGAGACCGCCTACTGGCGGCTCCGTTTCATCAGCCGCTCACCGGGCTTTCTTCCGGGCAACCGGACGAGCGAACACCTGAGCTTCTCCGTTCCTGTCTCGATTGCCCGGCTGCTCGATACCACGCGGCCGCCGCTGTCGCGCGAAAGCGAACGCTGGATCGACCCGGCCGACTATTCGGCGTGTCAGGATCTCGCCGAAGCTGCTCGTGCCGCGGGTGGACAGGCGATCCGCTCGCCTTCGGCGCGCGACCCGCAGGGGATCAATCTCGCGTTGTTCGATCCCGCGTGCTTTGCCAGGGCCGAGCCCGATCACGGACGCGGCTGGCACCTGCGCCTCGAAGGCCGGCGACTCATTGCACTGGCTGCGTTTCCTTCCGGCGAGGTGCTGGAATTCACGGCCGAGCGGTTCGGACTGCCTTCGCTCGGCTGA
- a CDS encoding type II toxin-antitoxin system RelE/ParE family toxin — MTESPRIRIYANRWFAKFAAKEKISDATLADAVHRAESGLIDADLGSGLIKQRIAREGGGKSGGYRSILIFRSGGRAIFVFAFAKSDKANLSAAELKVYRKAASIMLELGDDEIETEVEAGRLVEVQDDEQG; from the coding sequence ATGACTGAGAGCCCGCGCATTCGCATCTACGCCAACCGCTGGTTCGCTAAGTTCGCGGCAAAGGAAAAGATCAGCGATGCTACGCTTGCAGATGCCGTGCATAGGGCCGAATCGGGCCTGATCGATGCCGATCTTGGTAGCGGCCTCATCAAGCAACGCATCGCGCGCGAGGGCGGAGGAAAGTCGGGCGGCTATCGCTCGATTCTGATCTTCCGCTCGGGCGGGCGGGCCATATTCGTGTTTGCCTTCGCCAAGAGCGACAAGGCAAACCTGAGTGCGGCGGAACTGAAGGTCTATCGCAAGGCTGCCAGCATCATGCTGGAACTGGGCGATGATGAGATCGAAACGGAAGTTGAAGCAGGCCGATTGGTCGAGGTGCAAGACGATGAGCAAGGCTAA
- a CDS encoding helix-turn-helix domain-containing protein translates to MSKAKAKTYKSEAMAAVHEMMEGLSEAGSIDKRTMREFDEACLAPAPVLSPDEIKAIREAEHVSQPVFARYLNVSKNLVSDWERGAKKPGGPALRLLSIIQRSGLDAVA, encoded by the coding sequence ATGAGCAAGGCTAAAGCAAAGACCTACAAGAGCGAGGCGATGGCCGCGGTCCATGAGATGATGGAAGGCTTGTCCGAAGCGGGCAGCATCGACAAGCGCACCATGCGCGAGTTCGACGAGGCCTGCCTCGCGCCTGCGCCAGTTCTGTCGCCCGACGAGATCAAGGCCATTCGCGAGGCTGAGCATGTGTCACAACCGGTCTTTGCGCGTTATCTCAACGTGTCGAAGAACCTTGTGTCGGACTGGGAACGCGGCGCGAAGAAGCCGGGAGGTCCCGCGCTGCGGCTGCTGTCGATCATCCAGCGCAGTGGGTTGGATGCGGTGGCTTGA
- a CDS encoding DUF2493 domain-containing protein, giving the protein MYDSFTAQLAGLDLTGFSVQPAPFNETDFPAEEASEQTLSAVWSDLFALFADTALEADAEDIAWGFVNLFHRTATRKSAQVDRASDEIRALLSAADGSEVHSSNLEEQVERAQASEASMLAFEHMREVAAMLYREETGASWKPMTGSRVAHGKNLTSAVIDARDFLKVRSERRRAALTPEGTAVVFAGGRASFATTDEATSYANNIWATLDRVREQVPDMLLVHGGDGKGADRLAAAWAERHEVQQLTFGLDRRLGARAGFKRNEQMLAMAPRYVIAFPGNGVTERLVIEAKARRITVVDRRGSLGTKPGAG; this is encoded by the coding sequence ATGTACGACAGCTTCACCGCCCAGCTTGCCGGACTCGATCTGACCGGCTTTTCGGTTCAACCCGCACCTTTCAACGAAACAGATTTTCCCGCCGAAGAGGCGAGCGAGCAGACCCTCTCGGCCGTCTGGTCGGACTTGTTCGCCCTGTTCGCCGACACCGCGCTCGAGGCCGACGCCGAGGACATCGCCTGGGGCTTCGTCAATCTCTTCCACCGCACGGCGACCCGCAAGTCTGCGCAGGTCGATCGCGCGAGCGACGAGATCCGTGCGCTGCTTTCGGCGGCTGATGGCTCGGAAGTCCACTCGAGCAACCTCGAAGAGCAAGTGGAGCGCGCGCAGGCTTCCGAAGCCAGCATGCTCGCTTTCGAGCACATGCGCGAGGTCGCGGCGATGCTCTACCGCGAAGAGACCGGGGCATCCTGGAAGCCGATGACGGGGTCGCGCGTAGCGCACGGAAAGAACCTCACCTCTGCGGTCATCGATGCGCGCGATTTCCTAAAGGTCCGCTCAGAACGTCGGCGCGCCGCGCTCACGCCCGAAGGCACCGCCGTGGTCTTCGCCGGAGGCCGCGCCAGCTTCGCCACGACCGACGAAGCGACGAGCTATGCGAACAACATCTGGGCCACGCTCGACCGAGTGCGCGAGCAGGTGCCTGATATGCTCCTCGTCCATGGCGGCGACGGCAAGGGCGCCGATCGGCTTGCAGCCGCCTGGGCCGAACGCCACGAGGTACAGCAACTGACCTTCGGTCTCGATCGCAGGTTGGGTGCCCGGGCCGGGTTCAAGCGCAACGAGCAGATGCTGGCGATGGCCCCGCGCTACGTGATCGCCTTTCCCGGCAATGGCGTCACCGAGCGTCTCGTCATCGAAGCCAAGGCACGCCGCATTACGGTGGTCGATCGCCGCGGTTCGCTGGGCACTAAGCCTGGCGCTGGCTGA
- a CDS encoding MFS transporter: protein MNSTALSIYGFGHFGKSLLWMSSGLTFAFYLTEVAGLPPATMGWVLALSLLVNAASDWLIGKALGPYIVTISAASRWQFAGSGLASCCFILFAQTGTISPDFRTAYALIALILFRLGYSLYDVPQNSLLGLAAGDDADRSQIAATRYAAAGLATIAVTLCLSVWIVQTDIARREAIFGAMAIVFAAIACGSSLLVRAYFSRQEAPGNAGSRPPGGPSALDLRPLPTVLAFGAIAIYSTLMPVFTELKVYFAAFALPSETSKVAFLLCSAAGQVLAQPVWAWIGRRRTLASLFRLAALAVIGAGLFFGIASTGSVHWVLIAAFLFGATSSGLLMAIWSIMGNVASFDPDTALARFGLFTSCSKLAQAASVLLIGQILTISDYRDGTFWVMATAMTASVVLTGILCAALSLAVSKASPAMTSG, encoded by the coding sequence ATGAATTCGACCGCGTTGTCGATTTACGGCTTCGGCCATTTCGGCAAGAGCCTGCTGTGGATGTCAAGCGGGCTGACCTTCGCCTTTTATCTGACCGAGGTCGCCGGTTTACCCCCTGCGACCATGGGTTGGGTGCTTGCGCTGTCACTACTGGTCAATGCCGCCAGCGACTGGCTGATCGGCAAGGCGCTCGGCCCCTACATTGTGACGATCAGCGCGGCATCGCGATGGCAGTTTGCCGGATCGGGGCTTGCGTCTTGCTGCTTCATCCTGTTTGCCCAGACCGGCACCATCAGTCCCGATTTTCGCACCGCCTACGCGCTGATTGCACTGATTCTGTTCCGGCTCGGCTATTCGCTTTATGATGTGCCGCAGAACTCTCTGCTAGGTCTGGCTGCGGGCGATGATGCCGATCGTTCCCAGATTGCTGCCACGCGCTATGCCGCTGCCGGCCTTGCCACCATCGCCGTCACGCTGTGCCTTTCGGTCTGGATCGTGCAGACCGACATTGCCCGCCGTGAGGCAATCTTCGGTGCGATGGCGATCGTATTTGCGGCCATCGCGTGTGGTTCATCGCTGCTGGTGCGTGCCTATTTTTCGCGCCAGGAGGCGCCTGGCAATGCAGGCTCAAGACCGCCGGGTGGCCCGTCTGCGCTCGACCTCAGGCCCTTGCCGACCGTGCTCGCCTTCGGTGCGATCGCAATCTATTCAACCCTGATGCCGGTGTTCACCGAGCTCAAGGTCTATTTTGCCGCATTCGCACTCCCATCTGAAACGAGCAAGGTCGCGTTCCTGTTGTGCAGTGCGGCCGGGCAGGTTCTGGCCCAGCCGGTCTGGGCATGGATCGGGCGGCGAAGAACGCTGGCTTCGCTGTTCCGCCTGGCGGCGCTGGCGGTGATCGGGGCGGGCCTGTTTTTCGGGATTGCCAGCACGGGATCAGTCCATTGGGTGCTGATTGCCGCCTTCCTGTTCGGTGCTACCTCGAGCGGGCTGTTGATGGCGATCTGGTCAATCATGGGCAATGTCGCGAGCTTTGATCCGGACACCGCCTTGGCCCGGTTCGGACTGTTCACGAGCTGCTCAAAGCTGGCGCAGGCCGCGTCGGTCTTGCTGATCGGCCAGATCCTGACGATCAGCGACTATCGTGACGGCACATTCTGGGTCATGGCCACAGCTATGACCGCGTCGGTTGTGCTCACAGGCATATTGTGTGCGGCGCTCAGCCTCGCAGTAAGCAAGGCTTCGCCCGCGATGACATCCGGTTGA